A DNA window from Ostrea edulis chromosome 5, xbOstEdul1.1, whole genome shotgun sequence contains the following coding sequences:
- the LOC125649287 gene encoding polypeptide N-acetylgalactosaminyltransferase 2-like has protein sequence MRKVRRLLFFLGISVVFTCGFYLLSGILYNVFDAGAGLHIITEVDNFGEIHTIPLRNFNPDTYLRSFPDEGNGKYRYNINRSFRIPWNRSLPDQRPQSCRYVMKTRNLPSASIIIVLQNESPSVVLRMVMSILRCSPPSLLQEIILVDDSGSKTDLYWKALSVIPKLYYYKQTDSKGSVEHLLWGADKADGDVLVLMSGVGEVIPGWLEPLLDRIHVKPAVIVSPVVDSINPETFGLESTETKQRAIFDWSLSVKWQQLSSKSNLAESIVTPVIDGTVVAVDRKSFIKLGKIDPGLEESANVGLELSLKSWMCGGTVEIIPCSHVGIIKKRKTDSAQNSNSLSLTRELRRVAEVWLDGYKRYFYAKRPSARMTSHGSVAERRKLRSQLKCQSFKWFLDNVFPQLKPLSYDDFVYGRIKQEPGMCMDIALGHVPVMASLSPCSEEKNSQEWTWKKKGIIKNYGMCLTADIKETHGYVLMQYCNNASSQIWFRQDNLIVHEASKQCIDSHKAEIGLVLSECEDFLNSQQWSLPNSDSV, from the exons ATGCGCAAAGTTCGTCGGCTGTTATTTTTTCTGGGCATCTCTGTTGTATTTACCTGTGGATTTTACCTGCTCAGCGGTATTCTGTACAATGTATTTGATGCAGGGGCTGGATTACACATCATTACGGAAGTCGATAATTTTGGagag ATTCATACGATCCCCTTGAGGAATTTCAATCCGGACACTTATCTTCGGAGTTTTCCAGATGAAGGAAATGGAAAGTACAGGTACAACATTAACAGGAGCTTTCGCATTCCATGGAACAGGTCCCTCCCGGATCAGAGACCCCAAAG TTGTAGGTATGTTATGAAAACTAGAAATCTACCATCTGCCTCCATCATCATCGTTCTGCAGAATGAGAGCCCTTCTGTTGTACTCCGAATGGTCATGAG TATTTTGCGATGTTCTCCACCGAGTCTACTACAGGAAATAATTCTAGTGGATGACAGCGGCAGTAAAACAG ACTTGTATTGGAAAGCTCTCTCAGTGATTCCGAAATTGTACTACTACAAACAGACAGATTCCAAAG GGTCGGTGGAACACCTTTTATGGGGAGCTGATAAAGCTGATGGGGATGTGCTGGTCCTGATGAGTGGAGTAGGGGAAGTAATTCCAGGATGGCTGGAACCCCTGCTGGACAGAATCCATGTG AAGCCTGCAGTTATTGTCAGTCCAGTGGTAGACTCCATCAATCCTGAAACATTTGGGTTGGAATCCACTGAAACCAAACAAAGAGCAA TTTTTGATTGGAGTTTATCTGTGAAATGGCAGCAGTTATCATCAAAGTCAAATCTAGCAGAATCCATTGT AACACCTGTCATAGATGGGACAGTAGTCGCTGTTGACAGGAAGAGCTTCATCAAACTGGGTAAAATTGACCCCGGTCTGGAAGAGAGTGCAAATGTGGGATTAG AGCTGTCCTTGAAATCTTGGATGTGTGGTGGGACTGTCGAGATCATACCCTGCAGTCATGTGGGTATCATAAAGAAACGGAAGACTGATTCAGCACAGAACAGCAACTCCCTCTCATTAACAAG AGAGCTTAGGCGAGTTGCAGAGGTGTGGCTAGACGGGTACAAAAGATATTTCTACGCCAAACGTCCGTCTGCTAGAATGACCTCACATGGCAG TGTGGCTGAACGTAGGAAGCTGCGGAGTCAGTTGAAATGTCAGTCGTTTAAGTGGTTTCTGGACAATGTCTTCCCTCAGCTGAAACCTCTGTCTTACGATGACTTTGTGTACGGGAGGATAAAACAGGAACCAGGCATGTGTATGGACATTGCCCTGGGACATGTCCCGGTCATGGCCAGTCTCAGTCCATGTTCAGAGGAGAAAAATTCCCAG GAATGGACTTGGAAGAAGAAAGGCATAATAAAAAACTATGGGATGTGTTTAACGGCAGACATTAAAGAAACGCATGGCTATGTCCTTATGCAGTATTGTAACAATGCTAGCTCTCAG atatGGTTTAGGCAGGATAACTTGATCGTTCATGAGGCCTCTAAACAATGTATAGACAGCCACAAGGCAGAGATCGGGCTCGTGTTGTCTGAGTGTGAAGATTTCCTCAACTCTCAGCAATGGAGTCTACCAAACTCTGACAGTGTGTGA
- the LOC125649291 gene encoding uncharacterized protein LOC125649291, whose product MPFVMGIDHRYIVMGTLACTTGVAVFSTYKWLRERRRRYKSSVYESQKLLNEYLVFHYGAKQEILKYDFGPKESLDFPKRCADMCLKHSKGFGKTQTLCRALDIGCAVGRSSFELAREFQEVIGIDYSQSFVDACDHMRDLGEKVYFVQDEGDLVTPLVAKVPEDIEKARCSFEQGDACDLRHDLGSFGCVLAANLICRLHSPFDFLRRLIDLVAPGGVLVITSPYTWLEDFTDKENWMGGYKKNGQAVTGLSTLKKELGPYFTLVESCDMPFFIRETARKNQWTVAHCTVWSRKPN is encoded by the exons ATGCCGTTCGTTATGGGAATAGATCACAGATATATTGTAATGGGGACCCTAGCCTGCACTACGGGAGTTGCCGTGTTCTCAACTTACAAATGGCTGCGTGAGAGAAGGAGGCGGTACAAAAGTTCCGTTTATGAATCCCAGAAACTACTTAACGAATATCTTGTTTTTCATTATGGAGCAAAGCAAGAGATTTTGAAATACGACTTTGGCCCAAAAGAATCGCTTGATTTTCCAAAGAGATGTGCTGATATGTGTTTAAAACACAGCAAAGGATTTGGTAAG acCCAAACTTTATGCCGAGCATTAGACATAGGTTGCGCGGTTGGTCGATCTTCATTTGAGCTGGCTCGTGAGTTCCAGGAAGTGATTGGTATTGACTACAGTCAGTCCTTCGTTGATGCGTGTGATCACATGAGAGACCTGGGCGAGAAGGTCTACTTCGTACAAGACGAGGGAGATCTAGTCACACCTCTCGTCGCCAAAGTACCGGAGGACATC GAAAAAGCAAGATGTAGCTTTGAACAAGGAGATGCTTGTGACCTTCGACATGACCTGGGGTCATTCGGATGTGTTCTGGCTGCCAATCTGATCTGTAGATTACACTCACCGTTTGACTTCTTGCGGCGGCTGATTGACTTGGTGGCTCCGGGCGGTGTCCTTGTTATTACATCACCGTACACTTGGCTGGAGGATTTCACAGATAAA GAAAATTGGATGGGGGGATACAAAAAAAATGGCCAGGCAGTTACAGGGTTATCTACCCTTAAGAAGGAGTTGGGACCCTACTTCACATTGGTGGAGTCCTGTGACATGCCTTTTTTCATCCGTGAAACTGCCAGGAAAAATCAGTGGACTGTAGCACACTGTACCGTGTGGTCTAGAAAACCGAACTGA